TCTTCAGACCTTCAATGGAGCAGCTTGCATGTACGGTCTTACCTATATATCAGATcaaattaacatttttttggtcGAAACTAACATGTAATTAACTTTTGTAACCCTGTGGCTAATTTGCCAAGCTAGAGAGATTTGGATGCATCTGATGGCAGCGAGAAAGGGGTTGCCTGGCTGGCGTATTGCCCTACATGGATCCGATTCTCTAGGCGTGTTGGGTGTTGGTTATACTGATCGAATATTGCATGGAGCTGTTAGCTTGGCTGAAAACGACATCAATCCACTGTCTTTGGTTTGGGTTTGGGTAGGGGTGGTTCAGATGGTCCTAGTAAAGAGGCAAGCAGAGATAAAcgctcaatattttttttcgattaCGAAAGAAACGCACGCACACACGCAAGCACTACCACGTTTAAACACCCGTGGATATGGCTCAAAGACACACTAACTCcctatttgttttcatttataattattataatctagattattaaaattggattattataagctgaaATAAGTAATGTACGGTAAGATGTGtacttaatttaaagtatCTAAGGGTAATGATTCTTTGTGCACTCAATAatctggaaaaataaaatctttggGAGAGCTTAtaagattataataatatgtgttctagattacaataatctaattatttgtttcaaattatttttataattcagATTACAATAATCATAATCATAAGTTGCaacaaacatggcctaaaagagaagaaagagacgctcaatttttttattacacgaAGAGGCTTGCACATCATAATCACGCGTCCACAGATACGTACCCTAACACAAGTTTAAAGAGACGGAAGAACcgatacatattttaaagagaaagAAGTCAACAGCCAATTCCTTTTCTGTAAACTTGCATTGCAAATAtgggatttatttttataacatgCAGTAATGCACGTAATATATACATTTCTACCATCATACATTAtttcaagcaaaaaaaatgaaaatataacaCTAGTCACTAAAGAGAATAAACAATTAATCAAGCAGCTATAGCTTCtagatataagtataaataattatatatattactactaTATaaccctatatatatatatatatatatatatatatatatatagactagTTACTATGAACTGTAGCATCGCAAGAACCAGGCCAGCGTCTTGGCGCTGTCATCGGTCTGAGACGCTGATTTCTTCTCCCAGTTTGCAGCAACTCCCTTGTTGCTTTCCTCGTGCTTCATCTTGTGttgcttcctcttcttcttcttggtgTGCACCACCGTCCCTCTCACTGTCACTTCCTTCTTCCCAAAATCCACCATGTAATCTAGCAACCCTGCTAATTAATCAAGCGGATGAAACAGATCAGCAACAGATTAATACTGTAGTTAACTGACCAAAATGCTATTCACAAACAGCAGAAACATCGTATCTGTGTATCATCTCCGTGCATGTTTCTGTCGGTGcaatttaggccttgtttagttttaaaattttttttccaaaaatatcacattaaattttttggcacctaaataaagcattaaacatagatgaaaaaaaactaattgcatagttatgaaagaaatcttgagaagaatcttttgagcctaattagtccatgattagccataagtgctacagtaaccaacatatgctaatgatggattaattaggctcaaaagattcctctcgtggtttctaggctagccgtgaaattcgttttttcattcatgtccgaaaacccttccgacatccagtcaaacatttgacgtaacACTTCTGCCGAAAATTTTCTCGATCTAAACGCATTATTAACCTTCAACCTCAAacgagtttattttttcaggaCTGAACCTGTGCATGTGGTGTATATTTATCACATCTTCAGATTCGATGTGACACATCCATGCTTTCCTGTTCCATGGGAATTTCAGAAGGATGAGAAGGATCCTCACCGTTCATCTTGGAGACAACCTTGGTGACCCGCTGTCGGCAGTGCGAACAGCCCATGTTGGCGCTCATCACCACCACCTGAACCTGCAGTTTTCAGTTCCATTTCACCCATCAACACAACACACAAATACCATCAATTCATCATCATCTCCTATACTTACATTGCTTCTAAGTAATCAAGCAGTTAATTAAGGGGCCACTCTGCAATAATCAGCTACATGTATAAGTTAATTAACTGAATGATATGCTTTATTAGTGGGTTAGGCTGGTCTTACACTATGTACTATGTTGATGACTCACTAATTAAAGGTGCAGCTAGCTATCTACTTATCTCTACTAAATGTTGTCAATGGATGTATATGTGTGGTCTTACTCTCACCTAACCATCCATTCCAGCTTTTGCTAATTGGAACATTGACAAGATGAATTAAGGTGGTCCTGTCTTGAACCACATGAGAGCCACCGCTGAACTGAACAGCATTATGAATTCCAGTTCTTTTCTTCTGCAGTTTGCTATGGGCATATACATACAGTACAGTTTTAAACTTATCTGTCCCTGCTTCTGGCATGCATAATTGCATATGCATCACACATGATATGCTAACATAATTGATATGAGTAAATTACatatgcataaatataaaactagAGATTTACTTAGGTTCAATAAAAAGCATCTCGAGGTACCGTTATCTCGaaataccaaatcgttttacACTCTTGgttctagctgagtaggatgtgtactattagatccaacgattagaaacgatttggtactaCGAGATAGCTTAAAgtatttttgttactttttgttggacggAAGCAAAACTCGTAAAACTACTGCTTATGCATCACGTGCAGTACTTGCCCTACCGTTGGTGATCATCAGTTCTGAAAGAAAAGCATGTGGCCTTGTGATGCCCTCTCATACCTTATGGTCGGGTAGCCAAAATCATTGACATCCATATAGCTAGTAGAGGTAGcaagtaaattttatttatttactaatcCCATGGGAATCTTACTATTATCTAATTAACTATTCTTGGCTGTAATGTAAGGATTACGACATCCAACAAGGTATTATACTTTTGTAGTAGAATACAGGAGGTTGGAAatgtaaacttttatattattaaaatatactagtgtgtgtgttttttttcttcttgggtcttggctagctagctgacaATGAAACGGTCACTAATTCGCACTGGCCCAGTAGAAAAACCGTGCACGTCAGCACGTGCATATGGTCAAAATATGCGTAGCTGTTACTGGTGTTCAGCATGTTACGATACCGATGGATGAAATGGATGTCTTGCCCGTATATTATTAGCTCATTCCGTATACATATTCTAGGTCAAAGTCTTAATACGTATTAATCTGCCACATGTGCCGTATTTGACTGGAGAATACAGAGTGCtactatatggaaaatatattttctttcttaatGCAAATCAGTACAGATGTATGCATGCACGAAAGACAGACAAAGGCTATATTCATTTTGCTATGTCGATGGATGCCAGCCTCGATGGATTCTGATCGGGTGGTCAAATAAGGAGGTGAAAAACAACAGGTAAAAgtatttttcctttcaaaattttaatgatttttatCAGTGTTGCTGTCCCTCGTGAGGATAGGAGACCACGTGAGTGCCATGTACTTGGTCAAGAAAACTGAGAAAAATTCAGGCTTTTCTTTTGCTCTGTACCCTATGACAGAGAGACAGAAGCCATGTAGATTCAGCTATAGTTAATTAgcaaatggattaattagtgaGATCATTCTGATCTCAGCAGTTTTGTTCATGTTCCTACCTATAAGAAAATTCTGTTGCTGCTGCAGTGGAATTGTTTGGCTGATTGATAGTAGTACCTTTATAGCCTTTTGGCTAAAAGTTGAGAGGTAAAAAAAGTGACTCATCAGAAAAGGGGGCCCTGGAGTATCCAAGGAGATAATAACTGGTTACTCTATCACTCATCACACATCTCAATGTGCAGGGAACACTGGATGCAATGGCAAAGACAAAAGGGCAGTAAAGAACAACTGACATTGGAGTGCTGATGCATTGAGAAAGGGAAAGAGATTCTGGTGTGCATGCTATTGCCTATTGCTATGCATGTATGCACCAGAGAGGGAGAAGAACAATGGCATCTGGAAAAGAATCAACCGATTCATGAAAGATCAAAAGAGCATGTAGCAATCTCTCTGTATCCAGTAGGAGTATGGGTAAAGGCAAAAAAGATTTGCAATTTAGTGTTCTTACTAAAGCAAGGAGAGGATCAAGCTCAAGTTTTTCCACAATTACGATATAAACCACTGGATTTGTAGAACTAGAAGCATTAGAGCTTTTAGATGgcaatggagagagagagagagagagagagaggagcttACAGAAGGGAGGGACAGGTCCTCGACGAGCCTCAGAGCTTGCAGCTTGGTGGCTGCACCATTCTTGGCTGCATCTGATTCTCTGGTGATCCTCTTGCATCTGCTTCCTCCGTAACCTTCTTCACCTCCATTCTCCATGCCTGCTATGGCGTCCACTTGGGTTGGAGAAAGAGTGGAGCTTCTCCccttcttctccctctcttgtcTGAATGGGAGTAGAGAAAAGCTTCTCTTTTATACTTGTCCTatgaaaggagagagagagagaagaacagCAACAGGTTGTGGTGACTGGAGCCCCACTAAGTCACTAACtgatggaaaaaaatagaattatttTAATCAAACCTGGATATTATATTAGGTGCATAAGATGGAAGGTGAACTCCATCAATCACACAAGTGACACAATCAGGTAGCAATTTAATGGGCAATTGGACATAACTTTGGCAGAAAAGATGACAACGGAATCTACTGTTTCAAGGTCCTCCATTTCCATTTGGTGAAATGGGATATATAATGTCAGTTGTCATGGAGACTGGTGGCAATTTCCACTGGTAAGTGGCCCACTTTTGTTATTGGATTCCTGAGCCCTTTTTTTCACCCTGTCCACTTCGTGTTAGAAACAACAAACCACCGCAGCTGAGGTTACTTGCAGTAGGCTCCAATTCAGAGGTAAGCATTACACCAGTTAAATATTCAGCAAACTTTGTTCTATGCATGCATTTCTGTTAGTATCTTGTACATTTGTTTCTCTTGCAGACAAACATCTTATGTTTATTACGCATTTATACTATCATGTAAGGCAAAATAGTTCAAGTTCTTGGCACCTTCTAGCGTGACAGattaaaaatacaatcaaCAGAGTTGgtagtgataaaaaaaaaggttgaaaagaaaaagggattGCAGTAATGTAATGGAAGAATCAGGGTGCTGTTTAGGTATACCTCCAGGGATATTCTTTTATGTCCTTGAGTACATCCTTAAacctatggaaaaaaaaagtcagaaCAAGAAAGAACAAATTATAGGGCAGAGTAGGCAAAGAGGAACTGTCAACTATAACCTCTCATAAACACCGGAATTATACCAAAAACCAAGATCATCACTTGCCATGCATTCAATGTCTACCTGCACCGAAAGTGCAGTGTTGTTTGAATCAACAAGGAAGTCTGTGATTTGGTGCTCTTAATTACGCTGCTATGATTGTTGATAGTCAGATCTCAACAATACAGCTTGACATTCAGAAAGAGAGCTACATGATCCCAATCCAAACGTCTCAATGCATTTGAaaatcaagatattttttccaaaGTTTCTAAGAAGTCTCAAGGATTCATTAAACCTGACTGCGGAGGATTGTCGTTGACGCAGACACACGTATTTAGGTATTGGttagttgccaaaatattttggtaaaaatgtcacgtcaaacgtttgatcggatgtcgaaagggtatctcggacacgaataaaaaaatgaattttatagctcgcttggaaaccgcaagacgaatcttttgagcctaatttatctgtcattagcacatgtgggttactgtagcacttatggctaatcatgaactaattaggcttaaaaaattcatctcacgattttcccataactgtgcaattagtttttatttttatctatatttaatactctatttaagtgttcaaagattcgatgtgatgtttttagaaaaaaaatttagggaactaaacaaggccctTAATCCCCTTCATTTTCTTGCTGTATACTGTACTTAACATCAATTTTTAAGGACATGCTAACATGACACCTAACAATTTTGAAGAGTTATAATTGCAAATTAGAAATGTATGAAACAAATCGCCATATAACTCCATGTTAAAGAAACAAGAGGCATGATATCTTCAAACATTCTGCTTCTCACCTACTTCCCTTTCTGAGCACGCTAGAGACCAAGATTGCACTCTCAGGCTTCAGCATCACCTTGGACAATCATTTCCACTTCGATCCTTACCCACAACTTGTAGCCTCCAGAGTGACATGTTTCCAATACTTTCAGGCCGTGATGCCGATGCCTGGATGGTGCATGAAGCAATTGACCTGTAATCTTGCAGGTTAGTGCACGCCTCTTCACACAAGATTCATCTGTGTCTGAAATTCAGGAGTGTATTCTCCACAGTTGGGAGCCAGAAAATTCAGAGTTGCATTTAGGCCGTGCTCGTTAGAgaggaggtaagttaacttatcccggcacggaaaacataataatagattagtacatatttaattaatttttaattattaaaaaatataaaaaaaagattaatatgatttttttaaaacaacttttctatagatttatttttacaaaaaatacactgtttaacagttcgggaagcgtacgTGTGGAAAACGACGGGATAAGTTAACCAACAAGGGGCAACTAACGCAGCCTTAACATGCAAAGCTTCAAAAAAACAGTTTGGAGCAAGTTCAGAACTGCATGTACATGTACCATGCAAAGTTTCAAAAAACAGTTGCGTTTGAGCACAAGGAAACACATAGAGCATCATGAATTCAACTACATCGGTCGTTCTTAAATCTCTCAGGGCAGTTGGAAGTAGGAAACTTCAGGTttgcatataaaaaagtaCTTAAGTCTTGAAACCAACTGTACTCGAGCACAAGAAAAACGAATACATCAAGTCAAGAATTTCGATGTCATCAGTTTAGCAGAACAGCATGTTAGTGGAGAAAAATAATGAAGAACAGTAAGTTGGATCAATAAGCGTATGTGGACAAAAATAGCAATTAGCATACTTCCAACGAGGGCATTGCAGACTACAGCTAACTCCATAAAGTCTTGATGGCAAAAGGCAAACTATATGTTATTGTCTATTTTAATCtacaattttctttgaatAGAAGGTACAACCGTACTAGGTTGAAATTGAGCAAGAAATCAAAGACACAAAATTTAGTGCCTTTTATGATTAACAACTTTATTGCGAGCTTATTGCAAGTTAGAAATACAAGTAACAGTAAAAAATTAGAAGCAACAAGCACGGAAGTATATCATTTGCTTCAGGTAAAGACAGCCACAAGTACCCAACAAAACTTATAGCCTACAGCTGatgtaaataacaattaaaagatgattaaaaaaagaccTGTTGTACGCAACAAACCAAATAATTGAGATCGCGtactcatcttttcgcttttgtttatacttataagctaaaatttaaattttcatcttaaattagaaattgattttggagttttttaaatcactaagaaacgtatataaaagttttattaataaattattttttatttataaatttatcgtttggcttttttaacGAAAAGACTTAACAATGAGATTGTACCTCCTTAAGcaataaagtaaaaaagtctGCAGAAGACTATGTTTGTTTCTGTAAACTGAAAAAACCAGTTACACTTGGACATATCATATTGATCGTAGCAGAACCATTTACAAAGATATGTTGGACGCCCTCATGCACAAAGAACATTGATAGACCTCACATTATCTGATAGGTGTGGCTTTGCTTTCTTaggcaaaaaaacaaatcatcgTTAGTCTTGCGCTCCACCATCATTTTTCATTGACCATATTAGGCTATTAGCTGGgaggatgttttttttcaccatcGATTTTTCACCGAGAAAAGGCCAAGAAGAGGGGGCggttgtttggcttatttagCGATAAAaactaaatggtatatttacaaataaaaaataatttatgaataaaaattttatatacgtattcttagcgatctgaaagttcaaggctaaaaaataagctacgatgaaaaacctcaaaatctacgtcaaatttaaggttgaaaatttaaattttagcttataaacatatacaaaagcaaaaagatggggttAACTGCAGAAGGATTAGGAAAGAGATCTCCCAACTGGTTAGAATGTTAGGAGCTATTTGCAATTGGAACGGGAAATGCACAGTTGATGGCATAATAAGCATGACAAGGGAAAAATAGTTACTAAAAAATCTAACAATATTCAATACCCTGCTTAGATTCAAGAATTCGATGGCACTATACAAGACAATGTTTCAGTATTTGCATCCAGGTAGAGCACAGTATGGCAATATCGGAAGATTTGCACAATAACATTACAAGCATGTACAAATTGGAAAACCTTTGTATCAAATAATTGTTTGGCATCACTTTGTCACCTCATTTCCAAGTTCTAAGACCAACCGGTTCTGATCTGTGATCGCTAAGAGGGCAGAAAAAAAACGTCCACTGCATCAGGATGCAAAATGCAGGAATATCGGAATGAACATCTCTCTTAAAAGACAAGATAGTCAGGACAATAAAGGCAATGATTCTATTAAAACTCGGAACAAACATTCGGTCTTTACAATTATCTAAActctaaacttttttttctacttcCCATGTGTCAAACAATATTCCTGAGAGGAAGGGCATTTGGTTCCAGATGCCATGACCCTTTGGGTATATCACGGTCTTTGATTTCAATCACTACAAAAGCAGGAACGCGATGGGAAAAGCTTAGCATTTCAGACCTTGAAATCAACCTTGTCAAATGGAAGTCTTCCACTATTACTCTCTGGAAAAAGGACAAAAAGCCTTTTACCCGACACAACCTGCATACATTGACTCCAGTTTCATCAGAGTAGTCTGAGAGGATCTCAACCATGCAAGGTTCATATTTGTCAATGTCAGTACTACTGAAAGTTATCTTCCAGTTTTTGTACATTGCCCATATTTCCCCTTTCTTTGGAAAAATTCGATAGAAAGACCTCTTTGCGCTCCAGTCACACTCTACCAGATGAGAGAATTCTGACATCTCCTTGTAAGTAGTCTCCGTACCAGTTCGAAACACCCCACAAGCAACTGGTAGACCATCTTCAACCCACCGTATATCTTCATTGAGCATAGGGTGAGGTTCCAACTTCAACACAAAAACTGCAGTATGGGATACAGCACGGATTACTCTGACATAAGATCGTGGCATTCTGTCCCAACCATCATATACAGCCCAGATCTGCCCCTCCACAAAATGCTCAGGTGATAACTTATTATTGTAGTTCGTCATTCCTTGCTGGGGTTTACCTAAATCAATTTTGCTGGTTGAAGGCTCTGGTAAGTGCGTGACAGCAGCTTCATGAAAGCCATTTGAGACATCATGTAAACCTTGAAGTGGGGACAAAGGAGCAACACTTGCTGATGTATTTTCATGCTGCAAATTTTGTGGAACAGCGGAATGTT
This is a stretch of genomic DNA from Oryza brachyantha chromosome 1, ObraRS2, whole genome shotgun sequence. It encodes these proteins:
- the LOC102713692 gene encoding uncharacterized protein LOC102713692 isoform X1 → MENGGEEGYGGSRCKRITRESDAAKNGAATKLQALRLVEDLSLPSVQVVVMSANMGCSHCRQRVTKVVSKMNAGLLDYMVDFGKKEVTVRGTVVHTKKKKRKQHKMKHEESNKGVAANWEKKSASQTDDSAKTLAWFLRCYSS
- the LOC102713692 gene encoding uncharacterized protein LOC102713692 isoform X2, whose product is MENGGEEGYGGSRCKRITRESDAAKNGAATKLQALRLVEDLSLPSVQVVVMSANMGCSHCRQRVTKVVSKMNGLLDYMVDFGKKEVTVRGTVVHTKKKKRKQHKMKHEESNKGVAANWEKKSASQTDDSAKTLAWFLRCYSS